The genomic region GATTGCAATTAAGTAGTAGTTTACACCTGGTCCTGGACTAAATTCACCAGCAAGTGGCGCATAGTTTGTCCATCCAGCAGCAGGAGATCCACCAATGATAAATGAAACGTTAAATAGTAACATACCTGCTACAAATAACCAGAAACTAACATTGTTTAATAACGGGAAAGCAACATCACGTGCACCGATTTGTAAAGGAATAATGATGTTCATTAAACCGATAACCAGTGGCATTGCCATGAAAATAATCATGATTACACCGTGAGTTGAGAAAATCTCATTATAGTGATGTGAGCTTAAGAACGGATTATCTGGTATAGCAAGTTGTAAACGAATAAGTAGTGCGTCAATACCACCACGTACAAACATTAAAACTGCGCAAATTAAGTACATAAACCCAATTTTTTTGTGGTCGACCGACGTGAACCATTCCTTATATAAATATCCCCAAAGCTTAAAGTAAGTAATGGCAGCGATGACACCAATTACTAGGAAAGGCGCACCAATTTGAGCCATTGTAATCATCCAATTACCTTTTACTAAAAGCTCATTCCATGGAAAGTCCAACATTAATGTCCACCTCCACTTTTGTGATCTTCTTGTGCATCTTCTTTAGCACCTTTTTGCATAGACTCCATTTCGTCCATCGTATGCTTTTCTTCTTTTTTGAACTCATTATCATAAGGTTCATCATTCTTTAGAAGATTGATAGCCATACCATGACGTTCGTAGTTAACATTAGTAATTTGTGGTTTACGTGCTGGTTTGTTTGGTTGATCTAACACACCTTTAGTTTCATCATAGAAGTTTGGATCTTTAGGTTCGTAATTGAAACGATCATATGCGTAGAAGATATAATCAGGATCAGCCGCTGGATCAACGAAATTCATATGTGTACCACTAAATGTCAACTCTTTGTTTTCAGTGATTGGTAAAAGTTGCTTATCAAAAGTATCTTGAGTCAATGTTGGTTTTGATTGAGCTTCTTTTACCCATTGGTCGTATTCACTTTGACTTACAGCGTCAACGTTAAATGTTTGACGAGAGAAGCCTTCACCGTTGAAGTTTGAGTTACGACCACGATATGTTCCTTCTTCATGAGCTTCATAAGTCCATTGCATTGTCATAGCAGTCATAGCATATTTTTGACCACCAAGTTGTGGGACCCAGAAACTTGTCATAGTATCCATAGATTGAAGTTTAAAGGTAACCGGACGATCAGTAGGAATTGTTAAATGATTGACCGTTTCGATTTTTTCTTCAGGATAAGCGAAGAACCATTTAAAGCCACCACTTACTGCATAAATGACGATAGGGTCATCTTCAGATTTTGGTGGTTCTTCATAAAGATACAATGATCTAACAGTAGGAATCATTAATGCAATTAAGATAACTACAGGGATGACGAACCATACTGTTTCAAGTAAAACGCTGTGATGCATTTTACCCGATTCGTTGTTTTTCGTATAACGATACTTATAAGTAAAAACAGCGAATAAAATACATACTACGACAACAATGACAACCATAAAGATAATTGAATAGATAATCAAAAATCTTGAATCATTTGCCATTGGCCCTTTTGGGTTAAGAACTTCCATGTTAGAACAGCCCGCAAGTAAAAATAGTGTTCCAACTGCAAGAAGTATAGACTTAAATTTTGACACTTTTTTGACCTCCTAATACTACAATTGTAGGGCTTATATCAATTTTAAAATAATATGTAATATTTACAAGGGGCATTTTAATATTTTATAACAACAAATTAAAGAAAACCCTTGTGACTCTAAGGATAGCAAGGGTTTTGGCGAATATAAAAAATATGTGTACATTTTGTGAAAAAGCAGGAAGTGGTTATATTAATGAAGAAATACGATTCAAAATGCTCTTATTAATGGAGTAATAAAGGGAGTTTTAAGATGTTTTATAGGGAATGTACCCATTTAAGAATGAATGATTAAGATGTATACTTCAAATGTAAGTTTGAAAAGATAGGTGAGAAAATCAGTGGACAATTGTATTTCTGGTAGTACTGAAAACCATATACTTTAATAACCATTATTTGGATATAAAGTAATTGATTGTTCACAACTACCAAAAATACAATAATTAAGAGGTTTCAAAGTCCGATTTGAATTGATAATAGGACTAGAACATGATTTAAGCATTAGTATTAAAAAGCTGAATCCGAAAGAGAATCAACAACTTTGATTGTACGCTGAGATTTTTGCATAGCCCCATTTGAATCGGTAACTTGATACTCAAGTTCATATACACCTTGTTTGGAAGTATCAACATATCCATTGACTTTTATCTTATCAGTAAGATCACCATCTTCTTTATCATATGCTGACACGCCTTCAAGTGGATTGCATGTTTGTCCTACTTGTAATACGGTGTAGTCAGGACCTTTAATTGAAGGAATGGTGTTAGTCGTAGCTTCGGCACTAAGGTTAGGTGTAACAAGTGTGGCAGAAACACCGATAGCTGATAAAGATTGAAGTAGTTTTTTCATAGGATTATTTATCCTCCATTCTATGTATCATCAATAATGATTATATATTGAATGCATATGAAAAAAATCATTCGTAAGACCTATAAACTTTAAAAATTTTGTAAATGTATGTATTATTTTATAACTTGTTTAAAAAATCAGGTGAAGCTTTTAATAAAGTTGTAAGATGGTATACGAACAATTATACGGGAGTGATTGTATGTTAACTCAAGAAGAAAAACAAATCATTTTAGAAACAGTTCCAGTATTAAAAGAAAAAGGGACAGAAATTACTTCAAAGTTCTACAATAGAATGTTCACACAACACCCTGAATTACGTAATATGTTTAACCAAACAAATCAAAAGAAAGGATTCCAATCAACTGCTTTAGCACAATCTGTTTTAGCGGCAGCAGTTAATATTGAAGATTTTGCACCAATCATCCCTATTGTTAAGGAGATTGGATATAAACACTGTGCTTTAGATGTACGTGAAGCACATTATCCAATTGTTGGTGAGAACTTACTTTTAGCAATTCAAGAAGTTGTCGGTATTGAAGCGGATCATCCAATTATTCAAGCGTGGGCGAAAGCATATGGCATTATTGCAGATGCGTTTATTTCAATTGAAAAAGATATTTATGCTAATATGCTATGGCAAGGATTTAAGCCTTTCAAAGTTGAAAAAATAGAAGTAATTACCCACAATATTAAAGCATTTACAGTTACTTCTAATGCGTTTGACTTAAGTCAATATGAGGCGGGGCAATATATTACTGTAGATGTTGAAAGTGAAAAACTTCCGTATCGTGCAAAGCGTCATTACTCTATTGTTGATGGAGGAAAGGACTTTTTGACATTTGGTGTTCGTAGAGAAACAAGTGAGAATCATGAAGGGGAAGTATCAACGATTTTACATGATGAGTTTAAAGTAGGAGATATGTTAAACCTTTCGGCACCAGTCGGTGGTTTTAAAGTACAAAATCTTGATAAGCCCCAATTATTCATAGGATCAGGCGTGGGTGTCACGCCATTAGTATCAATGTACAGAAAAGCAGCTCTTGAAGGTTCAAAATCTCAATTTATCAATGTAGCGGCTACAAAAGAAGATGTAGCGTTTGATAATGTTTTACAAAAAGTGACAGATGAAAATGCAAACGCTTCATTACATGTTCATTTACGTGACCAAGAAGGATATTTAAAAGCAGATGAATTGAAAAACTATTTATCAGAAGGTACAGAGATTTATATTTGTGGTGGTACGCCATTTTTACAATCAATGATTAAAGAACTTGAAACATTAAATGTAGGTGATGAAAGCATTCATTATGAAACATTTGTGCCACGTTTAAGTGTTGAGGTGTAAAAATTGCATAACTTGTTGAAAATAGCGATGAAGCATGACTATCAAAGTTAATGCTTCATCGCTATTTTTAATAAAAATGTATTGAACTTTTCATTTAAATGATTCTCTTAAGGATACATATAATTAGTATTTTGATAGTATTAAAAGAGCAGGATTTAAATGATATGTTTTTTCTAGATATTAGAGAGTAAAAGCAAGTTTTGAATAGATTATTTAGTTTTATTAAGCTCTTTAATGACATCATCTTTAATGATTGGACCGAGTGATCTTGAGTATGAGTCGGTGATATGTTGTGAATCAAAGTAGACGAATATATTTCCTCTCACCGCTTTAAATTCATGATTAGGAGCAAAGTATTTTGTGTAATCGTAATATGCTGTTTTTTGTAATTGATCGCTTTTCCATGAACTATCATTTAAAATTTGAGAAACATCATAGGTCCAGGTTTTATTTTTTTCATATTCTTCTATTGGATTGACTTTCAATCTCGGTGTATCTCTTACAGCGAATATAGGTATATCTAAAGATTCTACAAATTTGAATTCCTCTATAAATCCTTTGGGAACTTCTTTACTATTCACATCAGATACATTAGCAGTTGTAAACACCATATCAATTGTAGAACTATTTTCCTTTATGTACTGATTGACATTTTTCATCCATGCAGTAGATAATGCGTCTTCATTGTTTGTACTGAACCTGGCGTTTGCTTTGCCAAGATGAATAATTCGTATATGTTCGTCAGATGCAAAACTTTGAAGAGCTCCTAACCAATGACTTGAATGTGAACCACCTACTAGTAATATTGTCTTTTTATAATTTTGAGTATCTCCATAAGACTTTGGTTTTACTTGACTACCTTGATATATCATAACGCCGTCAGCATATGCTTGAGATTTATCATCTTTTACATTCGTGATAGATTGAGCTGTTGCATTTGAATTTTGACTAGTGTTGTAGGCTAATGCCCCTGGAAATTTATTATTTGGAATGTCATGATGTGAAGTGCTTAATGATGAGATAAAATAAACCGAAAGTAATCCAACTATTAATAGTATATTGGCTATAAAAGGGTATAATAATTTTTTTGTAGGAAATATTTTAGAGTGTCGGATAGGTTTTTCGATAAATTGAGTCATCAACCAACTTAAAATAATAGAGAATAAAATAATGAGTATTCCGGAAAAAAATGACGGTGTGTCAGAAATTTTATACTTATAAAATGATAGAATAACCCAGTGCCAAAGATAGATACCAAATGAAATACTTCCTAAAAAGACGAGTAATTTACTTGCTAATAACTTTTCTACGCCAAATTTGGAAGGATGGTTACCTGAAATTAAAATAAATGTAGCACATAACATTGGCCATAATGAAATATAACCTGGGAACATTTTTGAAACATCAAAAAGAGCTCCAGTCAATATCAAACCAATCAAGCCCAACCAACCTAATACATTGGATAATAAAGAGCTTATTTTGAGTTTGTTTAAATTTAGACAAAGCAGTCCACCTAATGCAAATTGCCATACTCGTGCTAGAGGATTAAAATATGCAAAAGGTTGATTAACATGAGTTTGATAAATTGAGAATGTAAAAGAAATAATAAATAATAATAATAAAATTGTATTAGTTAATTTAAAACCGTTTTTAATTTCAATTTTATGACATAAATAAACAATGAGTGTAAAAATAAGAAACCATACGATATAAAATTGTCCTTGAATAGACATAGCCCAAAAATGTTCTACGGGTGTTTTCATTTGTTCTGAGTCTAGATAATTAGTATTAGAGAAAGCAAGTTGTATATTTTCGAAATAAAATAAAGATGCGAATATTTCTTTTGAAGTCTTCATTAGAATATTTCTAGGTAGTATAAAAAAAGAAAATATACTAACAAAGAATAAAACAGTTAGCACGCCTGGAAGTAATCGTTTAAGTAAATTACCGAAGTAAATGGATGGTGAAAGGTAACCATTTTTATTTACTTTCGAAATAATTGACGTCGTAATAAGAAATCCAGAAATAACGAAAAAAACATCTACGCCTCCTGAGACTCTCCCAAACCATATATGATATATTGCTACTAATAGAGCGGCAACGATACGAAGGCCTTCAATTTCTGGTCTGAAATTTTTTTCTATTGAAATAAATTGGTTTTGATACATGACAATATCTCCTGTTGTTATAGTTTTTATAATATTTGTTATTATAAAATTTAGCATACCAATATTTAAGATTTGTAAATTGATTGTAAATATTGTAAATATTACTATCACTATAAAAACCGACTTTATCTATGTTTCAGTATGTCATATTAAAATCAGGCTAGGATATCAACCCCAAAATAAATAGCGCTAAGATGATTTATAATAAAATGCGTCTTAGCGCTTCCTTTTATGATAAAACTGTGTATGGTATGACTTCACTTATGCATGTAATTATTCAGTATTATCCTTTAAAAAATATACACTTTTGTATCAATCAATTAATCACAATAAAAACTAAATGAACGAGGATTTTTATATATAAAGGTTATAACATGACGTAATTAACCTTCCCAATAGAAGCCCCTTTTTGATTCCCAATCATGATTTATCACAGCATTTAAATAATATGGTTGAAACAATACTCGAGCATGAATTCAATGAACTTAAACACCGTGTCATACGACTAAACATATCATTAAAGGCAAAACTTCGAGATTTTTCGTGAATTCGTACGAAAACCTCGAAGTTTTTCGATTACTGATATATCAGACACATACATATATTTAATAAATAATCCAATGAGTCTTTCAATCTTTATTCAAGTCCTCGACGCATTTTTTCAGCAATGAGTGTGTTGTTGAGTACCATCGTAATAGTCATTGGGCCAACGCCACCCGGAACTGGTGTAATAGCCCCTGCAATATCTTTAACTTCGTCGTATTCAACGTCTCCTTTAAGTTTACCGTTTTCATCAGGTGTATTTCCGACATCAATCACGACCGCGCCCTCTTTGACATCGTTTTTTGTTACCATACCTGGGCGACCTACTGCACTAACGATGACATCAGCATTTTTAAGATGTTCACTTATATTCTGACTACGTGAATGCAATACAGTAACAGTTGCATTTTTTTGAGTGAGTAGTTTGGCAACGGGTTGGCCAACAATGTGACTACGGCCAATCACGACCGCGTTCTTTCCTTCTAAATCAATGTCAGCATGTTTTAGTAATTCCATCACACCTAATGGCGTACATGGAATCAGTTTAGCTTGATCTAAATATAAGCGTCCAATGTTAATCGGGTGAAATCCATCTACATCTTTAGCAGGATCAATAGCATCTAATACTTTTTGTTCATCAACTTGATCAGGTAGGGGCACTTGAACTAATATGCCGCTAACGCTTTCATCTTTATTTAAACGCTCTAACTCTTTTAATACGTCTTTTTCAGGTGTATCTTCATCTAAATGAATGACTTCTGAAATCATTCCAATTTTTTCTGCTGCTTTCTTTTTAGAACGAACGTAGCTTTGGCTTGCACCGTCATTACCTACAAGTATAACTGAAAGCTTAGGTGTATAACCTTGTTTTGTTAATTTCTCCACTTCATCTTGTAACCCTTGACGGTAATCCTTAGCGATTTGTTTACCATCTAAAATTTTTACACTCATAATGAAATTATCCTCCTTTGATTAGAACGAACTTTACGAATGGTACATTTTGAATTATACCAATTTTACGCCAAAATACGAAATATAATATCATTTTATGGAATAAAGTTCGATTTTTGCGTTGAAAAAAGCATGCAACCTTGTTATGCTATACCTGTAATATACATCGAGTAATCATGAAATTTCAAATTTTTGAAAGGGTGTTCATAAGTGAAGGTAGCAGTCATTATGGGAAGTTCTTCAGATTGGGATGTGATGCGTGAAGCTTGTGAAATGTTAGATGAGCTAAGGGTTGATTACGATAAAAAAGTCGTATCTGCCCACCGAACGCCACATATGATGGTTTCGTTTGCCACTGAAGCACGTCAAAATGAATATTCTATTATCATTGCAGGAGCAGGAGGAGCAGCGCATTTGCCTGGTATGGTAGCCTCAATGACGACATTACCTGTAATAGGGGTGCCGATTGAATCTAAAAGTTTAAAAGGACTTGATTCGTTATTATCTATAGTACAAATGCCAGGTGGTATTCCAGTAGCTACCACAGCAATTGGTAAAGCAGGTGCTAAAAATGCAGGCATTTTAGCTGCTCGTATGATAGGTATGACAGACCAAACTGTACAACGCAACTTAGAAACTTACGAAGCATCATTAGTAGATAAGGTGGAGGCTATGCAAGATGAACTTCGATAAACTAAAATTCGGACAAACGATTGGCATTATTGGAGGGGGACAACTCGGCAAAATGATGGCACAATCAGCTCAAAAAATGGGTTTTCGTGTCATTGTTTTAGATCCGGATCCAGATTGTCCGTGCCAATATGTTGCACATCAGTTTATAGAAGCGGCGTATGATGATATAGAGGCGCTAAATCAGTTAGGTGAATTGTCTGATGTCATTACTTATGAATTTGAAAATATTGCAGCAGAACAGCTTAAACATTTAGTTGAGGCATACAATGTGCCTCAAGGTTCTCAGGCTATACAACTTTTGCAAGATCGTTTAACAGAAAAACAATCACTCCAAGATGCGGGGGCTCATGTCGTACCATTTGAACAAGTGACTAGTCAACAAGATTTAGAACAAGTGATTCAAAATCTTGGATATCCATTTATGATTAAAACGCGATTTGGTGGATATGATGGTAAAGGACAAATATTAGTACGTTCTGAAGCAGAATTGGAAGAAGCAACTCAATTGGTTATGCGTGAAGAATGTGTTGCTGAACAATTTTTAGAGTTACATCAAGAAGTTTCGCTTACAGTTACCGTTGGACAAAATCAACAAACGGTATTTTTCCCATTGCAAGAAAATGAACATCGTGATCAAATTCTATTTAAAACAATCGTGCCAGCACGTTCTAATCAAGAAAAGCGTGCTCGTCAAGAAGTTGAGAAAATTATCAATGCGATTCATTTTATAGGAACATTTACGGTAGAATTCTTTATTGATCAAAATCAAAATCTCTATGTGAATGAGATAGCACCTAGACCACACAATTCCGGACATTATTCTATAGAAGCTTGTGATTATTCACAATTTGATACTCATATTTTAGCAGTCACAGGACAGCAATTACCTACGCAAATCGAATTACTCAAGCCTGCTGTTATGATGAATTTACTTGGCAAAGACTTGGATTTACTTGAAGATGTGTTTCATGAACATCCAGAATGGCATATCCATATTTATGGTAAACATGAGCGTAAAGCGTCAAGAAAAATGGGACATATGACCATTCTTACTCATAATGTTGAACAAACTGAACAACTGATGCTAGAAACGTTTGAAGGGAGAGACTAATAAATGAGCTTATTGTATGAAGGCAAAGCAAAACGTGTTTATACAACAGATGAATCTCACCAATTAAGAATAGAGTATAAAGATGAAGTAACAGCTGGCAATGGCGCCAAAAAAGATCAAATGGTTGGAAAAGGACGATTAAATAACCAAATCACATCTAAGATTTTTGAATATATTAAAAATGAAGGTGTTAGCAGTCATTTTATTAAGCAGCTATCTGAAACAGAACAGCTTGTAAAGGCGGTTGAGATTATACCTTTAGAAGTTGTAGTGAGAAATGTTGCGGCTGGATCAATTACAAAACGTCTAGGTTTTCAAAAAGGCGAAACTTTCGAACAACCGCTTGTAGAGTTCTTTTATAAAAATGATGATTTAAATGATCCACTGATTACAGAAGACCATATTAAATTGCTTAATATTGCAACTGACAAAGAAATTGTAACGATTAAAGAAAAGGCTTTACAAGTGAATACTGCGTTAGTGAAATTAATGGATGAAATGGGGCTATTACTAGTTGATTACAAAATCGAATTTGGCAAAGACGAACAAGGTCAAATTTTATTAGCTGATGAAATTTCACCTGATACATGTCGTATTTGGGATCGACAAACAAAAGAAAATTTTGATAAAGACGTATACCGAGAAGAAACAGGTTCATTAATCGAAACATACCAAACATTTTTAAATAAATTGGAGGCACTTTAATTATGAAAACGATTGAATTACATGTCACTTTACAACCACAAGTATTAGATACACAAGGTCAAGCGCTAAACAGAGCTGTACATGACTTAGGATATAAACAAGTGAATGATATTCGCGTTGGGAAAGTTCTGTATATGACTATTGATGAAGCAACAGACGAAGCTGTTCATAACGTTGTGACAACTTTGAGTGAAAAATTATTTGCGAATACTGTTATCGAAGAGTATAGTTACAAAGTTTTGGATGAAAAGGAGAATGCATAAAATGAAATTTGCTGTCCTTAGATTCCCTGGATCTAACTGTGACCGTGATATGTATAATGCTGCAGTTAAATCAGGTGTAGAAGCAGAATATGTTGATTATAGAACTGAATCTTTAAAAGGTTTTGATGGTGTTCTTATTCCAGGAGGATTCTCTTTTGGGGATTACTTGCGCTCTGGTGCTGTTGCTAGCGTAGCCCCAGTAATAAAAGAAGTCAAACGTTTGGCAGATGAAGGTAAGCCGGTATTAGGTGTATGCAATGGGTTCCAAATTTTAACGGAAATTGGTTTATTGCCAGGTGCTTTGCTTCATAATGATTCTCATTTATTTGTAAGCCGAAATGAAGTCCTAAGTATAGTCAATAACCAAACGCCTTTTACAAGATTATATGATGAAGGCGAAAAAGTTGTATATCCTGTTGCCCATGGTGAAGGGCATTATTATTGTACCGATGAAATATACGACCATTTGGTAAAAAACAATCAAATTATTTTGAAATATACAGACAACCCGAATGGTTCATATGATGATATTGCTGGTATTGTCAATGAAAAAGGAAATGTATGTGGGATGATGCCACATCCAGAGCGTGCTTTAGAGAAAATTTTAGGAACTGATAGTGGTGTTAAACTATTTGAATCAATGGTGAAAAGCTGGAGGGAACAAAATGCCTAAATTTTTAGAACCGACTGCAGAAGAGGTCAAAATCGAGAAACTTTATCGTGATATGGGATTGAGCGATTCGGAATTTGAAAAAGTACAAGCGATTTTAGGTCGAGATCCAAATTTTACTGAAATTGGTATTTTTTCGGTAATGTGGAGTGAGCATTGTTCGTATAAACACTCTAAGCCTTTTTTGAAACAATTTCCAACTACTGGTGAACATGTTTTGATGGGACCTGGTGAAGGTGCAGGCGTTGTCGATATTGGCGATCAACAAGCGGTAGTATTTAAAGTTGAATCTCACAATCATCCGTCAGCAATTGAGCCATATCAAGGTGCGGCAACAGGTGTAGGTGGTATTATTCGCGATATCGTATCAATTGGTGCTAGACCTATTAATTTATTAAATAGTTTGCGTTTTGGTGAGTTAACAGAAAAGACGAATCGTCGTTTATTACGTGGTGTAGTTGCGGGTATCGGTGGTTATGGCAATTGTATTGGTATTCCAACAACAGCTGGAGAAATAGAATTCGATGAGCGCTATGATGGTAATCCATTAGTTAATGCGATGTGTGTCGGCGTAATTGATCACGATATGATTCAAAAAGGAACTGCCAAAGGTGTTGGCAACTCAGTTATTTATGTTGGATTAAAAACTGGGCGAGACGGTATTCACGGTGCGACATTTGCTTCTGAAGAGTTAACAGAAGAGAGTGAAAGTAAACGTCCGTCGGTGCAAATTGGTGACCCATTCGTTGGTAAAAAATTGATGGAAGCTACACTTGAAGCAATCACTTATGATGAACTTGTAGGTATCCAGGATATGGGAGCGGCTGGTTTAACGTCATCATCATCAGAAATGGCGGCTAAAGGTGGAAGTGGAATTCATCTCGAGTTAGATCGAGTACCTGTGCGAGAAGAAGGCATTTCACCATACGAAATGATGTTGTCTGAAACACAAGAACGCATGCTACTTGTTGTGGAAAAAGGGACAGAACAAAAGTTTTTAGATTTATTTGAAAAATATGAATTAGATAGTGCTGTGATTGGCCAAGTTACGGATAATGACCGTTTTCTTTTAACATATGAAGGAGAAGTTTTTGCTGATATCCCTGTTGAACCCCTTGCAGATGAAGCGCCAGTGTATGTTTTAGAAGGGGAAGAATTAGAACACAACAAGCCAGCTCATAACTATGATGATGTTAACGTTGAAGATGTGTTTGATCGTCTTTTAACACACCCTACAATTGCGTCCAAACGTTATTTATATAGTCAGTATGATCAACAAGTT from Staphylococcus felis harbors:
- a CDS encoding immunoglobulin-like domain-containing protein, yielding MKKLLQSLSAIGVSATLVTPNLSAEATTNTIPSIKGPDYTVLQVGQTCNPLEGVSAYDKEDGDLTDKIKVNGYVDTSKQGVYELEYQVTDSNGAMQKSQRTIKVVDSLSDSAF
- the purS gene encoding phosphoribosylformylglycinamidine synthase subunit PurS, which codes for MKTIELHVTLQPQVLDTQGQALNRAVHDLGYKQVNDIRVGKVLYMTIDEATDEAVHNVVTTLSEKLFANTVIEEYSYKVLDEKENA
- a CDS encoding acyltransferase family protein; protein product: MIVIFTIFTINLQILNIGMLNFIITNIIKTITTGDIVMYQNQFISIEKNFRPEIEGLRIVAALLVAIYHIWFGRVSGGVDVFFVISGFLITTSIISKVNKNGYLSPSIYFGNLLKRLLPGVLTVLFFVSIFSFFILPRNILMKTSKEIFASLFYFENIQLAFSNTNYLDSEQMKTPVEHFWAMSIQGQFYIVWFLIFTLIVYLCHKIEIKNGFKLTNTILLLLFIISFTFSIYQTHVNQPFAYFNPLARVWQFALGGLLCLNLNKLKISSLLSNVLGWLGLIGLILTGALFDVSKMFPGYISLWPMLCATFILISGNHPSKFGVEKLLASKLLVFLGSISFGIYLWHWVILSFYKYKISDTPSFFSGILIILFSIILSWLMTQFIEKPIRHSKIFPTKKLLYPFIANILLIVGLLSVYFISSLSTSHHDIPNNKFPGALAYNTSQNSNATAQSITNVKDDKSQAYADGVMIYQGSQVKPKSYGDTQNYKKTILLVGGSHSSHWLGALQSFASDEHIRIIHLGKANARFSTNNEDALSTAWMKNVNQYIKENSSTIDMVFTTANVSDVNSKEVPKGFIEEFKFVESLDIPIFAVRDTPRLKVNPIEEYEKNKTWTYDVSQILNDSSWKSDQLQKTAYYDYTKYFAPNHEFKAVRGNIFVYFDSQHITDSYSRSLGPIIKDDVIKELNKTK
- a CDS encoding globin domain-containing protein, which gives rise to MLTQEEKQIILETVPVLKEKGTEITSKFYNRMFTQHPELRNMFNQTNQKKGFQSTALAQSVLAAAVNIEDFAPIIPIVKEIGYKHCALDVREAHYPIVGENLLLAIQEVVGIEADHPIIQAWAKAYGIIADAFISIEKDIYANMLWQGFKPFKVEKIEVITHNIKAFTVTSNAFDLSQYEAGQYITVDVESEKLPYRAKRHYSIVDGGKDFLTFGVRRETSENHEGEVSTILHDEFKVGDMLNLSAPVGGFKVQNLDKPQLFIGSGVGVTPLVSMYRKAALEGSKSQFINVAATKEDVAFDNVLQKVTDENANASLHVHLRDQEGYLKADELKNYLSEGTEIYICGGTPFLQSMIKELETLNVGDESIHYETFVPRLSVEV
- the purC gene encoding phosphoribosylaminoimidazolesuccinocarboxamide synthase, with the translated sequence MSLLYEGKAKRVYTTDESHQLRIEYKDEVTAGNGAKKDQMVGKGRLNNQITSKIFEYIKNEGVSSHFIKQLSETEQLVKAVEIIPLEVVVRNVAAGSITKRLGFQKGETFEQPLVEFFYKNDDLNDPLITEDHIKLLNIATDKEIVTIKEKALQVNTALVKLMDEMGLLLVDYKIEFGKDEQGQILLADEISPDTCRIWDRQTKENFDKDVYREETGSLIETYQTFLNKLEAL
- the qoxA gene encoding cytochrome aa3 quinol oxidase subunit II encodes the protein MSKFKSILLAVGTLFLLAGCSNMEVLNPKGPMANDSRFLIIYSIIFMVVIVVVVCILFAVFTYKYRYTKNNESGKMHHSVLLETVWFVIPVVILIALMIPTVRSLYLYEEPPKSEDDPIVIYAVSGGFKWFFAYPEEKIETVNHLTIPTDRPVTFKLQSMDTMTSFWVPQLGGQKYAMTAMTMQWTYEAHEEGTYRGRNSNFNGEGFSRQTFNVDAVSQSEYDQWVKEAQSKPTLTQDTFDKQLLPITENKELTFSGTHMNFVDPAADPDYIFYAYDRFNYEPKDPNFYDETKGVLDQPNKPARKPQITNVNYERHGMAINLLKNDEPYDNEFKKEEKHTMDEMESMQKGAKEDAQEDHKSGGGH
- the purQ gene encoding phosphoribosylformylglycinamidine synthase I translates to MKFAVLRFPGSNCDRDMYNAAVKSGVEAEYVDYRTESLKGFDGVLIPGGFSFGDYLRSGAVASVAPVIKEVKRLADEGKPVLGVCNGFQILTEIGLLPGALLHNDSHLFVSRNEVLSIVNNQTPFTRLYDEGEKVVYPVAHGEGHYYCTDEIYDHLVKNNQIILKYTDNPNGSYDDIAGIVNEKGNVCGMMPHPERALEKILGTDSGVKLFESMVKSWREQNA
- the folD gene encoding bifunctional methylenetetrahydrofolate dehydrogenase/methenyltetrahydrofolate cyclohydrolase FolD: MSVKILDGKQIAKDYRQGLQDEVEKLTKQGYTPKLSVILVGNDGASQSYVRSKKKAAEKIGMISEVIHLDEDTPEKDVLKELERLNKDESVSGILVQVPLPDQVDEQKVLDAIDPAKDVDGFHPINIGRLYLDQAKLIPCTPLGVMELLKHADIDLEGKNAVVIGRSHIVGQPVAKLLTQKNATVTVLHSRSQNISEHLKNADVIVSAVGRPGMVTKNDVKEGAVVIDVGNTPDENGKLKGDVEYDEVKDIAGAITPVPGGVGPMTITMVLNNTLIAEKMRRGLE
- the purK gene encoding 5-(carboxyamino)imidazole ribonucleotide synthase, coding for MNFDKLKFGQTIGIIGGGQLGKMMAQSAQKMGFRVIVLDPDPDCPCQYVAHQFIEAAYDDIEALNQLGELSDVITYEFENIAAEQLKHLVEAYNVPQGSQAIQLLQDRLTEKQSLQDAGAHVVPFEQVTSQQDLEQVIQNLGYPFMIKTRFGGYDGKGQILVRSEAELEEATQLVMREECVAEQFLELHQEVSLTVTVGQNQQTVFFPLQENEHRDQILFKTIVPARSNQEKRARQEVEKIINAIHFIGTFTVEFFIDQNQNLYVNEIAPRPHNSGHYSIEACDYSQFDTHILAVTGQQLPTQIELLKPAVMMNLLGKDLDLLEDVFHEHPEWHIHIYGKHERKASRKMGHMTILTHNVEQTEQLMLETFEGRD
- the purE gene encoding 5-(carboxyamino)imidazole ribonucleotide mutase, with product MKVAVIMGSSSDWDVMREACEMLDELRVDYDKKVVSAHRTPHMMVSFATEARQNEYSIIIAGAGGAAHLPGMVASMTTLPVIGVPIESKSLKGLDSLLSIVQMPGGIPVATTAIGKAGAKNAGILAARMIGMTDQTVQRNLETYEASLVDKVEAMQDELR